In Brachypodium distachyon strain Bd21 chromosome 5, Brachypodium_distachyon_v3.0, whole genome shotgun sequence, the genomic window TCCTAGAAAAAGGCTGAGCTAAGGATCACCAGAAGTTCGTTGAGCCGTCGGGGCGTTGCTGCGAAAGACGGCATACACTTTCAACGCCGCAACGGGATGCATCACGGGTGCACATCAGCTCAACTCTCTCGGATCTGATGACTGATCCGAGGCACTTCTTCATTCATCAGATATTTAAGCTAGACCCTCATTAACGGCTCATACATACGAGGGGCCGGAAGATGAGCAGGTGATCCACTTTATCGTTCGTCGCCTGGCCGGGCGGCCGAGCAACGCACGCAACCGAGACGGGgtgaaaaagaaatggaaagCGATCCGATCGGACCCATGAAATGCGATGCAACCACTACCTCCCCACCAGCACAGATCCTTCACGGGATCATGCTAAGATTATTCTTGAAAGTTTGTTTAAGTGTAAGTGTGAAGTGTAAACCAGCCTCTATTTTCTTTTCGAGGCAATCATATAGTCACGGTTGTTACACTTTGGAAGCCTTTTGTTACAATTATTGGTCtccaaaaaatagaaaaacaaaacatatatatatgtaacaaaagaagaaaattaatAATAACAAGTGAAGATCGAGccgaggaggggggggggggggggggggaaatTAGAAGAGGAGAAAAGGGGGAAGCTGCTAATCGTGTCGCGACGAGATTTCGATTACTTGCGAGTCTTCTCCCCGGAtgacgccgcggcggcgctgtcCTGGCCGGAGCAGAAGGAGTCCTTGGGCCCGCCGGCGCGGATGAGGAAGTGGCCCAGCGACGGCGTGCCGCTGCCCTGGACGCGGTTCTCGTCGCAGAGGAACTCCTTGCTGAGCACCTGCTCGACCTCGAAGTTGAAGTCGTGGACGAGCACGTCGGTGGGGCGGCCTTTCGCGCCGGAGCGGGCGAGGACGGCGGTGGTGAAGATGGACGGCATCCGGCCCGGCGACGACGGGTTCCACCCGGATGGCCCGTCGACGAGCACGACGTCCCAGGCGACGTCGTAGAGCTCGTTGGGGAGGTCGTTGATGGCGAGGCGGCACTCGGAGAAGAGGAGGTTCTGGACGGGGCGGCACTCGGCGGCGCGTGATTTCTGGGCCGCCGCCAGGAGGTCCCGGAAGTCGCGGACCTTGGTGGTGTAGGAGACGTCGTAGGCCTCGAGCCCCGGGTGGCGCGGCTCGAGGTATTTCACGTAGAACTCGTTCTCGTCGAGGTAGACGGTGCGGCCGCCGTGGTTGAGGGCGAGCCAGAGCGGGGACTCGGCGCCCAGGCCGAAGACGAGGAGGTTGCAGGGGCCCCTGGCCCGGAGGATGGCGGAGATGGCCCGGATGTCCGTGTCCGTCATCCGGTGCGTCGCGTTCGAGAAGGACGCGTAGTGGACCAGCGCATCGAAcaccggcagcggcagcgccccgccggcgccggcgccggagatggagctggaggcggagcTGTAGCGCGAGACGCCGGAGGGGGAGGAACCGGAGGTGAAGTGGTCGGAGGTGTAGAGGAAGGTGAAGAGCGTGGCGAAGGCGAAGCAGGAGGCGAAGACGAGGAGCAGCACGCGCCGGtggcccgacgccgccgccgccgcctgcagcttgtCTCGGCTGCCCATGGACTTCATCCCCGGAGTGGCTTTCTTCTGCCTCGGCGATTCGTGTGCGCGAGGGGGTGGAATCGATCagcgaggggaggggaggggatggagacggaagaagaagaagaagaagaaaggaagcaAGGTCAGCTCCTCTTGTGCGGGATGGTTGGCTCGTCACAAGCCCAGCTGGGGATCTCTTTTTCGCTTCAAGtagcagcaggcagcagcggcagtGAGTGGAggctgctggagcctggagGGAGAGTTGTTACGCTGTCTCGCCGGTTTCAGAAATCCGTAGCTACCGCGTCGCGTCCGGTCGCACGTTGTTCGTGCGGACCTGAGTGGTAGGCAGGGCTTTTATTTACAAATATTTTTTGGCGGGTAGGCGCGTACGGAGCAACAATAGAAGCTCACAAAGTTCGATCATGTATGTATCCGTGTTGTCATGATTTCTGCGGGGTGTcagaggccgccgccggccgcgctgCGTGGACTGATCTGACTCGTTGGTACGGTTTTAAACTAACTCCAGTTTAAATTCATGttaatctttatgaaacagaACGAGTAGCAATTAATCTTGACGTGCTGGCTTTCATGTCATATTATACGTCGGAAGACTCCCAACAACCACCACCGATGACGGCTTGGTACTATCCCGTATGCTTACTTGCTGCCGTCACTCTTTTGCAAGGTAATCCtccg contains:
- the LOC100833033 gene encoding protein IRX15-LIKE, translating into MKSMGSRDKLQAAAAASGHRRVLLLVFASCFAFATLFTFLYTSDHFTSGSSPSGVSRYSSASSSISGAGAGGALPLPVFDALVHYASFSNATHRMTDTDIRAISAILRARGPCNLLVFGLGAESPLWLALNHGGRTVYLDENEFYVKYLEPRHPGLEAYDVSYTTKVRDFRDLLAAAQKSRAAECRPVQNLLFSECRLAINDLPNELYDVAWDVVLVDGPSGWNPSSPGRMPSIFTTAVLARSGAKGRPTDVLVHDFNFEVEQVLSKEFLCDENRVQGSGTPSLGHFLIRAGGPKDSFCSGQDSAAAASSGEKTRK